The Panicum hallii strain FIL2 chromosome 9, PHallii_v3.1, whole genome shotgun sequence genome has a window encoding:
- the LOC112877995 gene encoding trihelix transcription factor ASIL1 has product MSSSSSDAARDDVSSPDLPPLAAPVAAAAAAAAAAASSMGGMGLGGGASGRRLPPPCWTHEETLALIEAYRDRWEALRKGNLRAADWDDVANAVTARCGRFPTATPKSGVQCRHKIEKLRKRYRAERSRSAGRSKGPKWPFFPLLHDLAGGGVPDPSPNAIVKIKTKGPVPPASTPSPVSSPSSEEAVRSRSLHGLISNGGAGSGLRFTIPKASRSRPAAVAAFNPERNHGEDDAESEAMAEVADALRAVGERFLRMEERRLELSLQMEKERMESEMKRTQTMLDAQQLFLEAFLGKQQQHKKARLSPASRAMEED; this is encoded by the coding sequence CTAGCCGCGCCcgtcgccgccgcagccgctgcggccgcggccgcggcctccTCGATGGGAGGCATGGGGCTCGGCGGCGGGGCCTCCGGGCggaggctgccgccgccgtgctgGACGCACGAGGAGACCCTCGCGCTCATCGAGGCGTACCGCGACAGGTGGGAGGCGCTGCGCAAGGGCAACCTGCGGGCCGCGGACTGGGACGACGTCGCCAACGCCGTCACCGCGCGCTGCGGGCGGTTCCCCACCGCCACGCCCAAGTCCGGCGTGCAGTGCCGTCACAAGATCGAGAAGCTCCGGAAGCGGTACCGCGCCGAGCGGTCGCGCTCCGCCGGCCGGTCCAAGGGGCCCAAGTGGCCGTTCTTCCCACTCCTCCAcgacctcgccggcggcggcgtgccgGACCCGAGCCCCAACGCCATCGTCAAGATCAAGACCAAGGGCCCCGTGCCGCCGGCGTCCACGCCTTCCCCCGTGTCCTCCCCTTCCTCCGAGGAGGCCGTGCGGAGCAGGAGCCTGCACGGGCTCATCTCCAACGGCGGGGCCGGGAGCGGGCTGCGCTTCACCATCCCCAAGGCCTCCCGCTCCAGACCCGCCGCGGTGGCTGCTTTCAATCCGGAGAGGAACCACGGAGAGGACGACGCCGAGTCAGAGGCCATGGCCGAGGTGGCCGACGCGCTGCGGGCCGTCGGAGAGAGGTTCCTGCGGATGGAGGAGCGCAGGCTGGAGCTGTCCCTCCAGATGGAGAAGGAACGGATGGAATCTGAGATGAAGCGCACCCAGACGATGCTCGACGCGCAGCAGCTCTTCCTCGAGGCCTTCCTCGGCAAGCAGCAACAGCACAAGAAGGCGAGGCTCTCCCCAGCCTCCAGGGCTATGGAAGAGGATTGA